Within Thermodesulfovibrionales bacterium, the genomic segment TACTCGAAGATGTGGCTTGCTACGGGATCTGTAATGAATTGAATATGCTGAATACGGCTCTTACTGATTTCGCATCTTCGGGCAGGTTCATCACAGGCCTGCCCTCAAGATCATAAGTGAAGACGAGTTTATCCTGCGGCACTAGGCCGGCAACATGGATTCCAAGGTTCTCGGCCATTCTACTCAGTTCTTCCCCTTCATGTCCGGTCACCCTGTTTATGAAAAGGACCCTCTTGTCAATCTCGAGCCGGAGTTCGTCTACGAGGTCATAGATACGCTTGGCAGTCTGTATCCCCTTCACCGTTGGGTCGCTCACAATGATCAGGAGATCGACCTTGTGCGTTGTCCTCCTGCTGAGATGCTCCATGCCGGCTTCATTATCGATGACCACGTAGGGATAGGTCTCGGAGAGTTTATCGGTATACTTTCTGATCGTATTGTTGGCAGCACAGTAGCAGCCGGGACCTTCCGGTCTTCCCATGACCATGAGATCGAATCCCTTTGCCTCTATGACTGATTGTTGGACCTGGTAATCGAAAAGCTGCTCCATACTCATGCCGCCGGGCCGCTCCCCTCCGCCCCGGATGGCTGCAAGAGACTCCTCACGGAGTTTTCCGATTGTAGCGTGCACCTTGATGCCGAGGGCCTCGTTGAGGCATGAGTTGCTGTCGGCATCAACGGCCAGAACCGGACCTCTCCGGTTCTTCAGGAGATATTTGACGGTAAGGGCTGCGGTGCTTGTCTTGCCCGTCCCACCCTTTCCTGCGAAGGCAATTACGTACGCCATGAACTATTATACATAAGAAACAAAAAAAAAGAGGAACAGTGACTCCAATGGGGCACCGTCCCTCTTTACTCATCATTAGCAGCCTTCTACTGCCTTTTTCTTTGGTGCTGCCTTTGTCGCCACGCCATCCTTGACAGTGACTTCGTCGCCGACCTTCAGGTCCTTCGCGGACTTCACGTCAACGGTAACTTCCTTGTCTTTTGTCTTGATGGTGAGCTTGTTGCCGTCTATCTTCGTGATCTTGCCCATCACCGGTTCTGCAGCAAAAGCGAGGCCGACAACCCCAAGGGTGAATATCACGGCCACGAGTAAAGCGATAATCTTTTTTGTCATCATCTCCTCTCACCTCCTTTCAGTCTCTGAATTCTCCCCAAAGCATCTACAAGTATCATGCCAGCCGATATCCCCTATTGCAAGAGGCCTATCACCACACAAATATTCCCATTTCAGCAAGCCTTCCC encodes:
- a CDS encoding AAA family ATPase; the encoded protein is MAYVIAFAGKGGTGKTSTAALTVKYLLKNRRGPVLAVDADSNSCLNEALGIKVHATIGKLREESLAAIRGGGERPGGMSMEQLFDYQVQQSVIEAKGFDLMVMGRPEGPGCYCAANNTIRKYTDKLSETYPYVVIDNEAGMEHLSRRTTHKVDLLIIVSDPTVKGIQTAKRIYDLVDELRLEIDKRVLFINRVTGHEGEELSRMAENLGIHVAGLVPQDKLVFTYDLEGRPVMNLPEDAKSVRAVFSIFNSLQIP